From Paraburkholderia fungorum, the proteins below share one genomic window:
- a CDS encoding paraquat-inducible protein A → MSGPEIIACEECDLLQLAAPLTPGSSLRCRRCHAELRRGRSNGPEYALAFTVAAAVLFVISNVFPIVGLSVNGNLVQTTLAGSVRMLYSHGTWPLAVLVALTTIVMPALQTLAMLWLLLPLHLGRVPPNAIEGFRLFQLARPWGMTEVLILGLLVALVKLAHIAKVVPGTALWSFVVLMLLLAAASSAFDPREIWARICALRNVSHAGVHPHLKPSRGAVTASAQGLALCEKCGLLVRDPARSGAQVCPRCKSPLHLRKPASLSRTWAYLVAAIVLYIPANVLPVMNTSSLFGAQKDTIMSGVVYLWTSGSWLLAVLVFIASIVVPMLKILGLVYLIVSTQLRSQWLPEQRTRIYRVIELVGRWSMLDIYVITMLVALVQFQALATIEAGPASIAFGAVVVLTLLAAMSFDPRLIWDAAERRHVRVE, encoded by the coding sequence ATGAGCGGACCGGAGATCATTGCGTGCGAGGAGTGCGATCTCCTTCAGCTCGCGGCACCGTTGACCCCCGGCAGTTCGCTGCGTTGCCGGCGCTGTCACGCCGAGCTGCGAAGAGGACGCAGCAACGGGCCGGAATATGCGCTCGCCTTCACCGTGGCAGCGGCCGTTCTGTTCGTGATCTCGAACGTGTTTCCCATCGTCGGATTATCGGTCAACGGCAATCTGGTTCAAACCACGCTGGCGGGCTCGGTCCGCATGCTGTACAGCCATGGGACGTGGCCGCTCGCCGTGCTGGTCGCGCTGACGACGATCGTCATGCCCGCGTTGCAAACGCTGGCGATGCTCTGGCTGCTCCTGCCCCTGCATCTGGGACGCGTGCCGCCGAACGCGATCGAAGGCTTCCGGCTGTTTCAACTGGCGCGTCCCTGGGGCATGACCGAAGTGCTGATCCTCGGTCTGCTCGTCGCACTCGTCAAGCTCGCGCACATCGCGAAGGTCGTGCCGGGAACGGCGCTGTGGTCGTTCGTCGTGCTGATGCTGTTGCTGGCCGCCGCGTCGTCGGCATTCGATCCGCGCGAGATCTGGGCGCGCATCTGTGCCCTCAGGAACGTCAGCCATGCAGGGGTGCATCCGCACCTGAAACCGTCGCGCGGTGCGGTCACGGCATCCGCTCAAGGGTTGGCGTTATGTGAAAAGTGCGGCCTGCTGGTTCGCGATCCGGCGCGTTCGGGAGCGCAGGTTTGCCCGCGCTGTAAATCGCCCCTGCATCTGCGCAAACCTGCCAGCCTTTCGCGGACATGGGCGTATCTGGTGGCGGCGATCGTGCTCTATATCCCCGCGAATGTGCTGCCCGTGATGAACACCAGTTCGCTATTCGGCGCACAGAAAGACACGATCATGAGCGGCGTGGTCTATCTGTGGACCTCCGGTTCGTGGCTACTGGCGGTTCTCGTGTTCATCGCGAGCATCGTCGTGCCGATGCTCAAGATTCTGGGCCTCGTGTACCTGATCGTCTCGACGCAGCTTCGTTCTCAATGGCTGCCCGAGCAGCGCACGCGGATTTATCGGGTGATCGAACTGGTCGGGCGATGGTCCATGCTCGACATCTATGTGATTACGATGCTCGTCGCGCTGGTTCAATTCCAGGCGCTGGCGACGATCGAAGCCGGGCCGGCATCGATAGCGTTCGGGGCAGTCGTCGTGCTGACGCTGCTCGCGGCGATGTCGTTCGACCCGCGTCTCATCTGGGACGCAGCGGAGAGGCGACATGTCCGGGTTGAATGA
- a CDS encoding efflux transporter outer membrane subunit: MDGRVLPRLPARAVVLALPVLALVLALGGCLLGPDYARPKIDVPATYRFAQGESAQIADMAWWEQFQDPVLNQLIATALLENRDVKMAAARVDEFRAQFVTTRSALFPQLGAGADASRQRASQAAGIPVPNGVSPIYNQFDASVSVAWEIDLFGKVRRQTEAARANLLASEEGRRGTILTLVGSVASSYINLRSLDRQLEIANETVKSRDESVRVFTLRFKGGEVSQMELAQSESEYEAAKQTIPLLEMQIAQQEDALSVLIGTNPGAILRGRELGTMGTPPIPDGLPSALLERRPDLLQAEQTLVAENALIGAARALYFPSISLTGLFGTVSSQFSDLFTGPAKVWSFAGSVTQPIFTAGNITGQVHQAEARQQEALFAYEKAIQVAFQEVEDALVAVQKTREQLDVVGKQVEALHTYARLARLRYEGGYTSYIEVLDAERSLFNAQLSYTQTQGAQLTSFVSLYKAMGGGWVLEAEKLSVPPVAASVPAAASAPASASAETTPVALEAR, encoded by the coding sequence ATGGACGGGAGAGTGCTGCCGCGTCTGCCCGCTCGCGCCGTCGTGCTGGCGCTGCCGGTGTTGGCGCTGGTTCTGGCATTGGGCGGTTGCCTGCTCGGCCCCGACTATGCGCGGCCCAAAATCGATGTGCCGGCGACCTACCGTTTCGCGCAGGGCGAGTCCGCGCAGATTGCCGACATGGCGTGGTGGGAGCAGTTTCAGGACCCCGTGCTGAATCAGTTGATTGCCACGGCGCTACTGGAAAACCGCGACGTCAAGATGGCGGCCGCGCGGGTGGACGAGTTTCGGGCCCAGTTCGTCACGACGCGTTCCGCGCTTTTCCCGCAACTGGGCGCGGGGGCGGATGCGTCGCGCCAACGTGCGTCGCAGGCAGCGGGAATCCCTGTGCCGAATGGCGTGAGCCCGATCTACAACCAGTTCGACGCAAGCGTGTCGGTGGCTTGGGAGATCGACCTGTTTGGCAAGGTGCGCCGTCAGACCGAGGCTGCGCGCGCCAATCTGCTGGCGAGCGAGGAGGGCCGCCGGGGCACCATCCTGACGCTGGTGGGCTCAGTCGCGTCGTCCTATATCAACTTGCGCAGTCTCGATCGGCAACTGGAAATCGCGAATGAAACCGTGAAGAGCCGTGACGAATCGGTACGCGTATTCACGCTGCGATTCAAGGGCGGCGAAGTGTCGCAAATGGAGTTGGCGCAAAGCGAGTCGGAGTACGAAGCGGCGAAGCAGACGATCCCCCTTCTCGAGATGCAGATCGCGCAGCAGGAAGACGCGCTGTCCGTCCTGATCGGCACGAATCCCGGCGCGATTCTGCGTGGCCGCGAATTGGGAACGATGGGCACGCCGCCCATTCCCGACGGCTTGCCCTCCGCGTTGCTGGAACGACGTCCCGATCTGCTGCAAGCCGAGCAGACGCTCGTAGCGGAAAACGCACTGATCGGCGCCGCCAGGGCGTTGTATTTTCCGTCGATCTCGCTGACGGGCCTGTTCGGCACGGTCAGCTCGCAATTCTCCGACCTCTTTACGGGGCCGGCGAAAGTGTGGTCGTTTGCGGGGAGCGTGACGCAGCCTATTTTCACGGCGGGCAATATCACGGGCCAGGTGCATCAGGCCGAGGCGCGCCAGCAGGAAGCACTGTTCGCCTATGAGAAGGCGATTCAGGTGGCGTTTCAGGAAGTCGAGGACGCGCTGGTCGCCGTGCAGAAAACGCGCGAACAGCTGGACGTGGTCGGCAAACAGGTCGAGGCGTTGCACACTTACGCGCGGCTCGCGCGTCTGCGCTACGAAGGCGGTTATACAAGCTACATCGAAGTGCTCGACGCCGAGCGTAGCCTCTTCAATGCACAACTCAGCTATACGCAGACGCAGGGCGCGCAACTGACGTCGTTCGTCAGTCTCTACAAGGCGATGGGGGGCGGCTGGGTGCTCGAGGCGGAGAAGCTGTCGGTGCCGCCGGTCGCCGCGTCCGTGCCCGCAGCGGCTTCGGCTCCAGCATCGGCGTCGGCAGAAACGACGCCCGTTGCATTGGAGGCGAGATGA